One stretch of Balneola sp. MJW-20 DNA includes these proteins:
- the msrA gene encoding peptide-methionine (S)-S-oxide reductase MsrA, whose protein sequence is MKTIILSIIILSLSSIKLSAQETEKNLEEATFGAGCFWCVEAIYELVEGIEHVESGYSGGHVDNPSYKEVTTGTTGHAEVARIQYDPEKISYEELLEVFWHTHDPTTLNRQGNDVGPQYRSVIFYHNEGQRKIAEASLKKTDASDLWEDAIVTEIQPLENYYVAENYHQNYYENNPNAGYCSYVIAPKVKKFKKEFSYLLKDKTGS, encoded by the coding sequence ATGAAAACGATAATACTAAGTATAATCATTTTGAGTCTTTCCTCGATAAAGTTATCTGCTCAAGAAACGGAGAAAAATTTGGAAGAAGCTACTTTTGGCGCCGGATGTTTCTGGTGTGTTGAAGCGATCTATGAACTGGTAGAAGGAATAGAACACGTGGAATCCGGATATTCGGGAGGTCATGTTGACAACCCCTCTTATAAAGAGGTTACCACCGGAACTACCGGACATGCCGAGGTCGCACGAATTCAGTACGACCCTGAAAAGATCTCTTATGAAGAGCTACTAGAGGTTTTCTGGCATACTCATGATCCCACCACCTTAAACCGTCAGGGTAATGATGTAGGGCCACAATACCGCTCGGTGATCTTTTATCACAATGAAGGTCAGCGCAAAATAGCAGAAGCATCTCTGAAGAAAACAGATGCATCAGATCTCTGGGAAGATGCAATCGTAACTGAGATTCAGCCGCTTGAGAATTATTACGTAGCCGAGAATTATCATCAGAATTACTATGAGAATAACCCGAATGCCGGTTATTGCTCTTATGTGATCGCCCCGAAGGTCAAAAAATTTAAGAAGGAGTTTAGTTATCTGCTAAAGGATAAAACCGGATCGTAG
- a CDS encoding DUF2911 domain-containing protein — MKNFLLVSLFFAVVGLLATPANAQERSNDSSRPSPNAMVSQTIGTTVVTITYGRPSLRGRDMSGLAPSGRVWRTGANESTAITFSNDVMFGGQEVAAGTYSLYTIPGESEWTLIINEKLSWGTAYDEAMDVVRVPSAVVKNNAPMAESFTIFFDTLSDTKAHLNLHWGTTLVAVPITTE, encoded by the coding sequence ATGAAAAATTTTCTTTTAGTCAGTTTGTTTTTTGCCGTTGTTGGTTTGCTTGCAACACCGGCAAATGCACAGGAACGCAGCAATGACTCTTCCCGACCCAGCCCGAATGCTATGGTCAGTCAAACAATCGGAACCACAGTGGTAACCATTACTTATGGTCGTCCTTCATTAAGAGGTCGTGATATGTCGGGACTTGCTCCTTCCGGTCGAGTATGGAGAACGGGAGCTAATGAGTCTACTGCCATTACTTTTTCTAATGATGTAATGTTCGGTGGTCAGGAAGTAGCAGCAGGAACCTATTCTCTGTATACCATTCCAGGGGAAAGTGAGTGGACTCTGATCATCAACGAAAAGCTATCCTGGGGCACTGCCTATGATGAGGCAATGGATGTTGTTCGTGTACCATCAGCCGTGGTAAAGAATAATGCACCAATGGCAGAGAGCTTTACTATTTTCTTTGACACACTCTCTGACACTAAAGCACACCTGAACCTGCACTGGGGTACTACCCTGGTAGCGGTGCCGATCACTACCGAGTGA
- a CDS encoding M28 family peptidase: MKFRLFIVSILLISVAACSGSKESEITTSSDIRAEDLQEHIGFLASDSLNGREAGSADEAIAANYIADLFRDYGLEPAGDDETYFQEFTINTSLLNNPHATNADSGEKRISRNVMGLLQGTGESEEYIIIGAHYDHLGYGEFGSLYRGPGPRIHNGADDNASGTAGVLELAEYFSENRPAMDILFQAYSGEEMGLLGSAYYAENPTLDNDKALAMINMDMIGRMTENRLMIFGIGTSEDWEDIVLTANRDSLDLDLVQDGTGSSDHTSFYYQDIPVLHYFTDTHTDYHRPSDDAEYINYEGEALALSHLSRVVEYLSTITGEQLAFVEAPGEQRQSMSLDGPTLGVLPDYGYEGAGMRITGVTDGRAAANAGLQGGDIIIGIAGKELADIYAYMGALNDLEKGQLTTITILRDGEEMTFDLQL; this comes from the coding sequence ATGAAATTCAGACTTTTTATTGTAAGCATCCTTCTTATAAGCGTTGCCGCCTGTAGCGGCTCAAAAGAAAGTGAAATCACCACTTCATCCGATATCCGTGCTGAAGATCTCCAGGAGCATATTGGATTTCTGGCAAGCGATAGTCTGAATGGGCGTGAAGCCGGATCTGCTGATGAAGCCATAGCTGCCAATTATATAGCAGACCTTTTCAGAGATTACGGACTGGAACCGGCCGGAGATGATGAGACCTACTTCCAGGAATTTACCATCAATACCAGCTTATTGAATAATCCACACGCTACTAATGCCGATAGTGGCGAGAAAAGGATCTCCCGCAATGTCATGGGACTACTTCAGGGAACCGGTGAAAGCGAAGAATACATTATTATTGGTGCCCATTATGATCATCTGGGTTATGGAGAATTCGGCTCTCTATACCGGGGACCAGGTCCACGCATTCATAACGGTGCGGATGATAATGCTTCGGGAACCGCCGGTGTGCTGGAACTGGCAGAATATTTCTCTGAGAACCGCCCTGCTATGGATATCCTTTTTCAGGCTTATTCCGGAGAAGAGATGGGGCTGCTGGGGTCTGCATATTATGCCGAGAACCCCACGCTGGACAATGATAAGGCTCTTGCCATGATCAATATGGATATGATCGGACGAATGACCGAGAACCGGCTTATGATATTCGGGATCGGCACTTCTGAGGACTGGGAAGATATCGTTCTTACAGCCAACCGTGACTCGCTTGATCTTGACCTGGTTCAGGACGGTACCGGTTCCAGTGACCACACCAGCTTTTATTATCAGGACATTCCGGTGCTTCACTACTTTACCGACACTCATACCGATTATCACCGCCCTTCCGATGATGCTGAATATATTAACTATGAAGGAGAGGCACTGGCCCTGTCGCATCTTAGCAGGGTAGTTGAGTACCTGAGCACTATAACAGGAGAACAACTGGCCTTTGTGGAGGCGCCGGGAGAACAGCGACAATCAATGAGCCTGGATGGCCCCACCCTGGGAGTCCTTCCCGATTATGGCTATGAAGGAGCAGGTATGAGGATCACCGGGGTTACCGATGGAAGAGCTGCTGCTAATGCCGGATTGCAGGGTGGAGACATCATCATCGGAATTGCCGGAAAAGAACTTGCTGATATCTATGCTTACATGGGGGCTTTAAATGATCTCGAAAAGGGACAGCTAACCACCATCACCATCCTTCGTGACGGTGAAGAAATGACCTTTGACCTTCAACTCTGA
- a CDS encoding tetratricopeptide repeat protein, with the protein MNTIRLVVFGIILLTFNACTEGSQQTDPTDTSWQAVSLLGDTLYTPESSLNETLSVRLDSLINSAENNNDPATALVWKARRLGYQGDYRSAIDLLSDGIELYPEEARLYRHRGHRYISVREFNLAIADLEKAAGLVEGTEDIVEPDGLPNAQNIPLSTLQTNIWYHLGLAYFLNGNYADAESSYQNGLDLVQNDDMKVAFLYWQYITFRKHGNDLKAGQVLGQVHTDLNIIENRSYYDLLRVFKGEFDEESLLDASETALDNATVGYGLGFWHDINGRQSRANEIWSRIYNSGPWAAFGYIASESELARAK; encoded by the coding sequence ATGAACACAATTAGACTCGTAGTTTTTGGAATAATACTTCTGACTTTCAATGCCTGTACAGAAGGTAGCCAACAGACAGATCCGACAGATACCTCCTGGCAAGCCGTATCTTTATTGGGCGATACTCTTTATACTCCGGAAAGCAGTCTGAATGAGACTTTATCCGTTCGCCTGGATTCTCTTATAAACAGTGCTGAAAATAATAATGATCCTGCAACTGCATTGGTCTGGAAAGCCCGCCGTCTGGGTTACCAGGGAGATTATCGCAGTGCAATTGATCTCCTGAGTGACGGGATTGAGCTGTACCCTGAAGAGGCGAGATTATACCGACACCGGGGACACCGGTATATATCGGTACGCGAATTCAACCTCGCAATCGCCGATCTGGAAAAAGCAGCTGGACTTGTTGAAGGGACTGAAGATATTGTGGAGCCGGATGGTTTGCCAAATGCTCAGAATATTCCGCTAAGCACACTTCAGACGAATATCTGGTATCACCTGGGCTTAGCCTATTTCCTCAACGGAAATTATGCAGATGCTGAATCTTCCTATCAGAATGGACTGGATCTGGTTCAGAATGATGACATGAAGGTAGCCTTTCTATACTGGCAATATATCACGTTCAGAAAACATGGAAATGACCTTAAAGCAGGTCAGGTACTGGGACAGGTACATACAGATCTGAATATCATCGAGAACCGGAGCTACTATGACTTGCTTAGGGTTTTTAAGGGAGAATTTGATGAGGAGTCACTTCTGGATGCTTCCGAGACCGCCCTCGATAATGCAACGGTTGGATATGGTCTGGGTTTCTGGCATGACATTAATGGCAGACAAAGCAGGGCAAATGAGATCTGGAGCCGGATTTATAACTCCGGCCCCTGGGCTGCTTTTGGATATATCGCCAGTGAATCTGAACTGGCCCGGGCGAAATAG
- a CDS encoding amidohydrolase family protein: protein MQKLLLLMTLLVLALPLLAQEADTTMTFEEYDPVSTLVIPGEAITSAKYPFIDVHNHQWRMPTQNLKALASEMDEMNMAIMVNLSGRSGETLKAAVDNAREQAPGRFVVFANLDFSGIDEPDWTERTVAQLQEDYNNGARGLKIFKNLGLTVQDEEGNRVHTDDPRLDPVWAKCGELGIPVLIHTGEPAIFWAPIDKYNERWLEMKNFPSRHRGDSTRYPSWEVVMNEQWNVFRKHPETTFINAHLGWMGNDLARLGRHLDEFPNVVTEIAAVLAELGRQPRFAKEFFIKYQDRIMFGKDTYRPSEYYVYFRVLESDDEYFDYYRKRHAFWKMYGLDLPDEVLKKLYYKNALNVIPGLDRSLFPE from the coding sequence ATGCAAAAATTACTTCTACTAATGACCCTTTTAGTGTTAGCTCTGCCGTTATTGGCACAGGAAGCTGATACTACTATGACCTTTGAAGAGTATGACCCTGTGTCAACACTGGTGATACCCGGAGAAGCCATCACCTCTGCAAAATATCCTTTTATTGATGTTCATAATCATCAGTGGAGGATGCCTACCCAGAACCTGAAGGCGCTCGCATCCGAAATGGATGAGATGAATATGGCCATAATGGTAAATCTAAGTGGCCGCAGCGGTGAAACGCTGAAAGCAGCCGTCGATAATGCCCGAGAACAGGCTCCCGGACGATTTGTGGTCTTTGCCAATCTTGATTTCAGCGGTATTGATGAACCCGACTGGACCGAGCGAACGGTTGCTCAGCTGCAAGAAGATTATAATAACGGTGCCCGCGGTCTGAAGATCTTTAAGAATCTGGGACTTACTGTTCAGGACGAAGAAGGCAATCGCGTACATACGGATGATCCAAGACTGGATCCAGTATGGGCAAAATGTGGAGAACTGGGCATTCCGGTGCTGATACACACCGGTGAGCCGGCTATATTCTGGGCACCTATCGATAAATACAATGAGCGATGGCTGGAGATGAAGAACTTCCCAAGCCGGCATCGCGGTGATTCCACGCGTTACCCTTCCTGGGAAGTGGTCATGAACGAACAATGGAATGTGTTTCGAAAGCATCCCGAGACCACGTTCATAAACGCCCACCTTGGCTGGATGGGAAATGATCTGGCCCGCCTGGGTCGTCATCTCGATGAATTCCCGAATGTAGTAACTGAGATCGCAGCTGTTTTAGCAGAACTGGGAAGACAACCCAGGTTCGCAAAGGAATTCTTTATCAAGTATCAGGATCGCATCATGTTCGGCAAGGACACCTACAGACCGTCTGAATATTACGTATATTTCAGAGTATTGGAATCAGATGACGAATATTTTGATTACTACAGAAAAAGACATGCATTCTGGAAGATGTACGGATTGGATCTTCCTGACGAAGTGTTGAAGAAGTTGTATTACAAGAATGCATTAAATGTGATACCGGGACTGGACCGATCCTTATTCCCGGAATAA
- a CDS encoding TonB-dependent receptor, whose product MSFLFNKRSFFVAVFVLFFGLLFSQNAFSQRVTGTVYDSGSRRPLAGANVFIAGTSVGTYTNEEGRFSLVVPEGKTLITVSFVGYETREIQIKDDLIIYLIPSVSLEELIIQGVRADKNDPVAESTVQRRELKEVYNGEQPVFFLDQLTPAIFSFSESGTRLANYGSMRLRGIGQERINITLNGVPLNDMIDQGVFFSNFTDIGNSFESVQVQRGVGTSSNGLASYAGSVNFESVNLENREQGGSIELGAGSFNSYRLNTSLSSGMINNKWSFYGSYSRIMSDGYRYNTFTDAQSFFFSGGYFGEKDLVRITAFDAGSRNGLGYAAVAQSDLESDPRTNYLNENDQDDFSQRLVQLQHTHIFSESLSTTASLYYGGAGGDFFFTYSDVGGDLAQINYPLYNDHYGLMFNAFYETGDLDLSTGIHGYIFERVNEESISPGFEDPYYRETSDKNEISWFGKAEWDLQPFKLFADVQIRRAELSIQPDFDFIGIAPEEDIIRSWTFINPRIGITYALSDNASAYASAGRMGREPTRIDILGGFSLGAANYAQALQDNFDPEYVNDYEAGVKLSYQNLALNTNLFYMDFQDEIAPIGEVLAFGVQRRRNIPDSYRTGIEVEWTYLPVRKLSLQGNLTYMQSEIKSFTTGDGQTFSNKTPILSPEWIINGKATYNLTDQISIGTGIKYVGESYLELTNDPAFILPSFFVLDGVVSYQTGPVSVRLEVNNIADEIYYSSGAPVGNEPGYFVNAGRNFFVSTRLDF is encoded by the coding sequence ATGTCATTTCTATTCAACAAGCGATCTTTTTTCGTCGCTGTTTTTGTCCTTTTTTTCGGGCTCCTTTTCTCACAAAATGCATTTTCACAGAGGGTCACCGGTACGGTTTATGATTCCGGGTCACGCAGACCCCTGGCAGGAGCGAATGTATTTATTGCCGGAACTAGTGTCGGTACATATACCAATGAGGAGGGCAGGTTCAGTCTGGTGGTACCGGAAGGAAAAACGCTTATTACGGTCAGTTTTGTCGGATATGAGACCCGGGAGATCCAGATTAAGGATGATTTGATCATATATCTGATACCTTCGGTAAGTCTGGAAGAATTGATCATTCAGGGAGTGAGAGCAGATAAGAATGACCCTGTTGCTGAAAGCACGGTACAACGTCGGGAGCTGAAAGAAGTATATAACGGTGAGCAACCGGTGTTCTTTCTGGACCAGCTGACCCCCGCGATCTTTTCTTTTTCCGAATCCGGAACCCGGCTGGCTAACTATGGCAGTATGCGACTCAGAGGAATTGGACAGGAGCGCATAAACATCACACTTAACGGGGTGCCGCTGAATGATATGATCGATCAGGGAGTGTTCTTTTCCAACTTCACGGATATTGGTAATAGTTTCGAGTCTGTACAGGTGCAGCGCGGAGTCGGGACCAGCAGTAACGGGCTGGCATCTTATGCCGGTTCAGTCAATTTTGAATCAGTGAACCTTGAGAACAGAGAGCAAGGCGGGAGCATTGAACTTGGAGCCGGTTCATTTAACAGTTATCGGCTGAATACCAGTCTGTCATCGGGTATGATCAATAACAAATGGTCATTTTACGGAAGTTACAGCCGAATCATGTCGGACGGTTACCGCTATAATACCTTTACTGATGCTCAGTCATTTTTCTTTTCCGGTGGATATTTCGGTGAAAAAGATCTGGTCAGGATCACGGCATTTGATGCAGGTTCCAGGAACGGGTTGGGTTATGCAGCCGTGGCTCAAAGTGACCTGGAATCTGACCCGAGAACCAATTACCTGAATGAAAATGATCAGGATGATTTCAGTCAGCGACTAGTGCAGCTACAGCATACCCACATCTTCAGTGAATCTTTATCGACCACAGCTTCGCTGTATTACGGAGGAGCCGGAGGAGACTTTTTCTTTACCTATTCTGATGTGGGCGGAGATCTGGCGCAGATCAACTATCCCCTCTACAATGATCATTACGGGTTGATGTTCAATGCATTTTATGAGACCGGTGATCTGGATCTCAGTACCGGCATCCACGGTTATATTTTTGAGCGGGTCAATGAAGAATCGATCAGCCCGGGATTTGAAGATCCATATTACCGGGAAACCTCCGACAAAAATGAGATCAGCTGGTTCGGTAAAGCCGAATGGGATCTTCAGCCTTTTAAACTCTTTGCTGATGTTCAGATACGAAGAGCAGAACTCTCAATTCAACCGGACTTTGATTTTATTGGGATAGCTCCAGAAGAAGACATCATCCGGTCATGGACATTCATAAATCCAAGGATAGGAATCACCTATGCCCTTAGCGACAATGCCTCGGCTTATGCCTCAGCGGGTCGTATGGGTAGAGAGCCAACCCGCATCGATATTCTTGGGGGATTCAGTCTGGGAGCAGCAAACTATGCTCAGGCTCTTCAGGATAATTTTGATCCCGAATATGTGAATGATTATGAGGCGGGTGTCAAACTTAGTTATCAGAACCTGGCCCTGAACACCAATCTGTTTTATATGGATTTTCAGGATGAGATCGCACCCATCGGAGAAGTATTGGCTTTCGGAGTACAGCGCAGAAGAAATATCCCCGATAGTTATCGAACCGGTATAGAGGTTGAGTGGACCTACCTTCCGGTTCGCAAACTTTCTCTGCAGGGTAACCTGACTTATATGCAGAGCGAGATCAAATCTTTTACAACGGGAGATGGTCAGACATTTAGCAATAAGACACCGATCCTGAGTCCGGAATGGATCATAAACGGTAAAGCAACATACAACCTTACCGATCAGATCAGCATTGGTACCGGAATAAAATATGTGGGAGAATCATATTTGGAGCTGACAAACGATCCGGCATTTATACTACCATCATTCTTTGTGCTGGATGGGGTAGTCAGCTATCAGACGGGTCCGGTTTCAGTACGACTGGAAGTCAACAACATAGCTGATGAGATCTATTACAGCAGCGGCGCACCGGTCGGAAATGAACCCGGTTACTTTGTGAATGCCGGCAGGAATTTCTTTGTATCTACCCGACTTGATTTCTAG
- a CDS encoding glycoside hydrolase family 97 protein: MVLYSGFVSLSYLKRLNLIQVLLLLLLSSCTNRNNVEIASDNYSHSLSSPNGISELFIRVENGSLAYSLRYKGKEIIRESKLGIITHNQDLTTDFTVEKASFNSVRKTWTQPWGEQKEIRDEHNEVRLLMTHDSGMKMEMIFRVFDKGLGFRYVWPEQNDFVIMDEVTEFNIQADATAWWIRAYIPNRSEHLYAETPVTEVDTVQTPFTVQTRSGIHIAIHEAALTDYASMSLAHNGNGSLEADLVPWKNGDRVRVTTPHVSPWRTIQYGDNAGELITNYLILNLNEPSKIEDMSWIKPGKYTGIWWDMHLGTRTWSSGDMHGATTEYTKELMDFTAKYGFYGVLVEGWNKGWDGDWVANGDLFSFTESYPDFDLEEVTRYGDSLGVRLIGHHETSTGITNYESQVDSAFALYNSIGVEAVKTGYVGDFVEGGEWHHGQFMVRHYRKIVEKAASAKIMLDVHEPIKATGIRRTWPNMMTREGARGQEYNAWSEDGGNPPSHTTIIPFTRILGGPFDYTPGVFNLLNTDKLENPNDNRVMSTLAKELALYVVIYSPLQMVADLPKNLEARPVALEWVEQVPVDWETTVVPKAEIGDYVVTARKDRNSDEWYMGAITDEQARRVVIPLDFLDDGVTYRAVMYRDAEGADWESNPYAFEKVEEEVTSETILPLEMGAGGGVAVRFVPVLN; this comes from the coding sequence ATGGTATTATATTCCGGTTTTGTCTCTCTCTCCTATTTGAAAAGGCTCAATCTTATTCAGGTTCTGCTGCTGCTGCTATTATCGTCCTGCACAAACCGTAATAACGTTGAGATCGCCTCCGACAATTACTCCCACTCTTTATCTTCACCCAATGGGATCAGTGAATTATTTATACGGGTAGAGAACGGTTCACTGGCATATTCCTTACGGTATAAAGGAAAAGAAATTATCAGGGAGTCAAAGCTTGGCATTATCACTCATAATCAGGACCTGACCACAGATTTTACCGTGGAAAAAGCTTCTTTTAATTCGGTTCGTAAGACCTGGACTCAGCCATGGGGTGAGCAAAAAGAGATAAGGGATGAACATAATGAAGTCCGGCTGCTCATGACTCACGACAGCGGGATGAAGATGGAAATGATATTCCGAGTATTTGATAAGGGACTTGGTTTCCGCTACGTATGGCCCGAACAGAATGATTTTGTGATCATGGATGAGGTTACGGAGTTTAATATTCAGGCTGATGCAACTGCATGGTGGATCCGGGCCTATATTCCGAACCGCTCAGAACATTTATATGCTGAGACTCCGGTTACTGAAGTAGATACGGTACAAACCCCGTTTACGGTGCAGACCCGCTCCGGTATTCATATTGCAATTCATGAAGCCGCATTGACAGATTATGCGAGTATGTCGCTGGCGCATAATGGAAATGGTTCATTGGAAGCCGACCTTGTGCCCTGGAAGAACGGGGACAGAGTAAGGGTTACGACTCCACATGTTTCGCCGTGGAGGACCATTCAGTATGGGGATAATGCAGGTGAACTAATTACCAACTACCTGATCCTGAATTTGAATGAGCCTTCAAAGATCGAGGATATGTCCTGGATCAAACCTGGAAAGTACACCGGGATCTGGTGGGATATGCACCTGGGCACCAGGACCTGGTCATCCGGGGATATGCATGGAGCCACGACTGAATACACCAAGGAACTCATGGATTTTACCGCTAAATACGGATTTTATGGGGTGCTGGTTGAAGGCTGGAATAAGGGCTGGGACGGTGACTGGGTCGCTAATGGAGATCTCTTTAGTTTTACGGAATCTTACCCGGACTTTGACCTGGAAGAAGTAACCCGGTATGGTGATTCTCTGGGAGTCAGGCTGATCGGCCATCACGAGACGTCCACCGGTATAACAAATTACGAATCACAGGTAGACAGTGCTTTTGCTCTGTATAACAGTATAGGTGTAGAGGCAGTGAAAACGGGTTACGTAGGTGATTTTGTGGAAGGTGGTGAATGGCATCACGGGCAGTTCATGGTACGGCATTACCGTAAGATCGTGGAGAAAGCAGCCAGTGCGAAGATCATGCTGGATGTTCACGAACCCATCAAGGCCACCGGAATTCGCAGAACCTGGCCCAACATGATGACCCGGGAGGGAGCTAGAGGCCAGGAATATAATGCCTGGTCAGAAGACGGCGGCAATCCGCCTTCACATACTACGATCATACCATTTACACGTATCCTGGGAGGTCCTTTTGATTATACGCCCGGCGTGTTCAACCTGCTGAATACCGATAAGCTGGAAAATCCGAATGATAATCGGGTGATGTCCACCCTTGCCAAAGAATTGGCGTTGTATGTGGTGATCTACTCCCCGCTTCAGATGGTAGCTGACCTACCGAAAAACCTGGAAGCCCGCCCGGTGGCGCTGGAATGGGTTGAGCAAGTGCCGGTGGACTGGGAGACAACCGTAGTCCCGAAGGCAGAGATCGGTGATTATGTGGTCACCGCCCGGAAAGACCGGAATTCCGATGAGTGGTATATGGGAGCCATCACGGATGAGCAGGCAAGGAGAGTGGTCATTCCGCTCGATTTTCTGGATGACGGCGTCACCTACCGGGCGGTCATGTATCGAGATGCTGAGGGAGCCGACTGGGAAAGCAATCCCTATGCCTTTGAAAAAGTGGAAGAAGAAGTGACTTCTGAAACCATTCTTCCCCTGGAAATGGGAGCAGGCGGTGGCGTGGCGGTGAGATTTGTACCTGTACTGAATTAA
- a CDS encoding creatininase family protein — MNRRFSLKATETQVCPITTLTVFYIAYAIFLLTLASQPLNNYPSLGPTKFSVPMKKLLSLPAFLLITANLIAQPTTREMNLINWLEFAEFVPEQINTVLLPVGTLEPHGVIPNGSDNLAPEAMAIELAEELNAMIAPTLNYGVTGSLKAYPGAFAISEDSYRMFVGDIIRGMSQNKFKNIIILNGHGGPQTSILQDVALGLSEELRVRILVINWWSVASEDTFEVFGENGGHAGNNETAYVQAIVPDHIHPEWYSGPEMTTPYPSGSTWSAYPFPSSIGLYEAGQGFPTFDEKQSMDYFLAVNERVGNLIKDVIAKWDLAGLYLD; from the coding sequence ATGAATAGAAGGTTCTCGCTGAAAGCCACAGAAACTCAGGTCTGTCCCATAACCACTCTTACTGTATTCTATATTGCATATGCTATATTCCTTCTCACCCTCGCATCTCAGCCTTTGAATAACTATCCTTCCCTTGGACCAACTAAATTTTCTGTACCCATGAAAAAACTATTATCACTCCCTGCTTTCCTGCTGATAACGGCTAACCTCATCGCTCAGCCGACCACTCGCGAGATGAATCTCATCAACTGGCTGGAGTTTGCGGAATTTGTTCCGGAACAGATCAATACGGTATTGCTGCCGGTAGGCACACTGGAACCACACGGTGTGATCCCCAACGGATCGGATAACCTTGCTCCTGAAGCAATGGCGATTGAATTAGCAGAAGAGCTAAATGCTATGATCGCCCCGACCCTGAATTATGGAGTAACCGGCTCTCTTAAAGCATACCCCGGAGCCTTTGCTATCAGCGAGGACTCGTATCGTATGTTTGTCGGGGACATTATCAGGGGAATGAGTCAGAATAAGTTTAAGAATATCATCATTCTGAATGGTCATGGGGGGCCGCAAACCTCGATCCTGCAGGATGTGGCACTCGGTTTATCAGAGGAACTTAGGGTCCGGATCCTGGTCATAAACTGGTGGTCAGTTGCATCTGAGGACACCTTTGAAGTCTTCGGGGAGAACGGCGGTCATGCCGGAAATAATGAAACAGCTTATGTGCAGGCTATCGTGCCGGATCATATTCATCCGGAATGGTATAGCGGCCCTGAAATGACCACACCCTATCCGTCGGGATCTACATGGTCAGCTTATCCATTCCCATCCTCGATCGGACTTTACGAAGCCGGACAAGGCTTCCCGACCTTTGATGAGAAGCAGTCTATGGATTACTTTCTGGCTGTAAATGAAAGGGTTGGAAATCTGATCAAAGATGTGATCGCTAAGTGGGACCTGGCGGGCTTGTATCTGGACTGA